A DNA window from Zingiber officinale cultivar Zhangliang chromosome 3A, Zo_v1.1, whole genome shotgun sequence contains the following coding sequences:
- the LOC122052598 gene encoding uncharacterized protein LOC122052598, translating to MDVILDTEDETGFNPFRYGAAVAASDAPGPNEFGGTHRHQEKFIKPFHAKEEEKVSENSESGEFESLKHGVDAGGFVFWNGTKTSSRLEQSTEYCASEPEHGDFESNPTSRNLGAENTAFSHDRSGCDSAADIFLLGRELKEDTSSSQTMPVVDPNFGNFTSTKSESSGFDFGAESSANFNWDNTGELSKKGSLDTFSLVDSKEKSLKPNLTTESFGNLDFGSCQLGKYKSAPFAGEVINSFKSERPNKQSSETSSFADRTPMHSDSIGLSTGDTLNCGKLLNPGVPFVNSFVPRKLENTFVFGTNSASNSDSKDSVAKSIRQPVKSGICDDFSSIFNSRVRICSNSADSSFKASDSPSFSSLHDQMEKLNLQNSDDAILFERINQGEEDTRLNSANFFVFGNSNSAPSSFHAELEKLNLQTPVDNINTERGNQAVESAKLNSINPFMSHESGPSSFQNVMEKLNLQSSGDDFASQKRNQDDDYTKHDPVDVFVFGECFPSNLHDEMEKLNLQDSGDDISSKIRNQADESTKHKMASSFVFVNDKSS from the coding sequence ATGGATGTGATTTTGGACACTGAGGATGAAACAGGGTTCAATCCCTTTCGTTACGGTGCGGCAGTTGCTGCATCGGATGCTCCCGGGCCGAATGAGTTTGGAGGAACGCACAGGCATCAGGAGAAGTTCATCAAGCCATTTCAtgccaaagaggaggagaaagTTTCAGAGAATTCGGAATCAGGTGAGTTTGAGTCTTTGAAGCATGGAGTTGATGCTGGTGGTTTTGTCTTTTGGAATGGCACGAAGACAAGCTCCAGGTTGGAGCAGAGCACCGAATATTGTGCTTCGGAGCCGGAGCATGGTGATTTTGAGTCTAATCCAACATCCAGAAATTTAGGAGCTGAGAATACTGCATTTAGCCATGACAGAAGTGGTTGTGATTCTGCTGCTGATATATTCCTGCTTGGGAGGGAATTGAAGGAAGACACTAGTTCCAGTCAAACTATGCCAGTGGTTGATCCAAATTTTGGTAATTTCACATCAACTAAATCTGAAAGTTCTGGATTTGATTTTGGTGCTGAATCGTCAGCAAATTTCAATTGGGATAATACTGGGGAGCTGAGTAAGAAGGGCAGTTTGGATACGTTTTCATTAGTCGACAGCAAGGagaaaagtttgaaacctaatTTGACTACTGAGAGTTTTGGCAATCTAGATTTTGGTAGTTGTCAGTTAGGGAAGTATAAAAGTGCTCCATTTGCCGGAGAGGTAATTAATAGTTTTAAAAGTGAAAGACCTAATAAACAATCAAGCGAAACATCTTCCTTTGCGGATAGAACGCCCATGCATTCTGATTCAATAGGTCTGAGCACAGGTGATACCTTGAATTGTGGCAAGCTGCTGAATCCTGGGGTTCCATTTGTAAATAGTTTTGTACCTAGAAAGCTTGAAAACACCTTTGTTTTTGGGACAAATTCAGCAAGCAATTCAGATTCAAAAGATAGTGTTGCTAAGAGCATTAGACAACCTGTAAAAAGTGGAATTTGTGATGATTTTTCTTCCATATTTAATAGTAGGGTGCGTATTTGTTCTAATTCAGCTGATAGTTCTTTTAAAGCTTCTGATAGTCCTTCATTCTCTAGTCTTCATGATCAAATGGAGAAGCTGAATTTGCAAAATTCTGATGATGCTATTCTTTTTGAAAGGATTAACCAAGGCGAAGAGGATACTAGATTAAATTCTGCTAATTTTTTCGTGTTTGGTAATAGTAATTCTGCTCCGAGCAGCTTTCATGCTGAATTAGAGAAGCTGAATTTGCAAACTCCTGTTGATAATATTAATACAGAAAGGGGAAACCAAGCCGTTGAGAGTGCTAAACTTAATTCTATTAATCCTTTCATGTCCCATGAGTCTGGTCCTAGTAGCTTTCAAAATGTAATGGAAAAGTTGAATTTGCAAAGTTCTGGTGATGATTTTGCTTCTCAAAAGAGAAACCAAGATGATGACTACACAAAACATGATCCTGTTGATGTTTTTGTGTTTGGTGAATGTTTTCCTAGTAATCTTCATGATGAAATGGAGAAGTTGAAT